The Ziziphus jujuba cultivar Dongzao chromosome 5, ASM3175591v1 genome segment tattttgaagtagttAAAAGGGCTGAAAGGATTTCAAGTGATGACGAACAggattattctttttattgttttattttttggtctggTCTTCCCAAATGGTTTTAGACTGTTTTCATTGTCTATATTCTTTAAATTGGGTTAGGTGTGCTTCTTAATGTACAATAAATTGTATTACTTCAAACAAATATCctaatgcatttttattaatatctgAGAGCGAATAAGAAGATGAATTAGTCCCAAATGAAATTTGCGTTAATTATAGTTAGATGTGCTATTTGCTTAGTCCAAGATGATTAATTTACGATGCCAACCACCCCACAATAATTCTATATGGGAAAACATCAAATGGATTTAGCAAAATCTTGGATAATTTCAGGAATTTATTAGGGTTCTTAACCAATACAGACCAAACATCAATTTATTGGTAAACCCTCAATCCCTTTCGGACCCTCAATCCCTTTCGGGCCCTCAACTTTCCTCTGCTGCCATTTGTTCTTTCTGAGATCAATTGAATCCTTCAACATGAACCTAACCCTAGAAGATAGTTTCATATTGTTTGATGTGCTTTTCATCCTATCAAAATATGCATCCATATGCTCTTTAGCTTTTGGATGGTCAATCATCTCTCCAATTGTGCTCATTAGTTTACATAAAGCTTCAACATCTTCTTCATCAGGATTTTGGTAATTTCCCAACAATTTTTTAATGCACTCATGCATTATTCTCTCAGTCAACATTCTCTTCTTGTACAACTCTCCAATTAATCTAATGTTACCAAGCATTCTTCTCCGTGCCTTAATTCTCTTCTCTTCACTTTCTTCTTCAGACTGTTTTATCTCACCCTCGTCATCAGCCTTGTTGGCTTCTTCttgctctctttctcttctttcaAATTCCTTCTGGCAGTTGTTTATAAGCACCTTCTTAAATGTTATCTTTTCATTGTCTTGACTAAAACCAGGCAACTCTCCAGCAAGATGATAAGAAAAGTTAGCATACATCTCACAGAAAGTAGGCTCCATCAGAGCTCTGTCAAAGATCTGATCGACGACACCAACGAGTGTCACAGCATTATCAATGTTGACACTTTTTGCTTGCTCAAACAGTTTTTCAAAGTTCTGTGGAGTTAGTTTGTTTAATATTGCCCTTAGTTGCCTTTGTTTAGCCTCTTCTCCATCTGTTACTTTACCCACTTCATACTTCTTCTCAGCTTTGTGCATCTTCTGTAAGGGAGTTTGTGGAGAAGGAATTAAACCCTTATGAAAATTAGTGGCTCGCTGCCGCCTGTCAGCGTCAGGACTATTTCCTTGCATTCCCTGTGAACCGACTGGCTGCATAGGACTGGCTAAAACTCCAGGATATTGAATAGGTCCACGTGGATTCCTCAGAACACCATAATTTACCAGTTGGCCAGGTCGAAGGCCTGCACTAGCTCCACGCACAGGATCCAGACACAAATGTCCCGAACCAAAACTATCAATAATTCTACCTGGACTGGAGAATGAATCCCGTTCAACAAGAAGAGGGGAACTGATGTTCGTTGCTGTAGTGTCAGGACTCACGGAGGAAGACTGAGAAGTTGGAGCTTTCAGAACAGATCGGGAGCTTCTTTGAGTGGACGATGGCTCCACTTGCTTGGAAACTGTATTAATATAAACAGAGAATCGTAAGCTCCTAAGACAAAATAATGAATCCATGAACAAAATCATTGTCAAATGAAACTGAGTGTCTAGTGATCTTGGATCCTTGAACAATAAAGGATTCTCCTTCAAGTACAATTCAAAAGGCAATCAGACTAAATTCCTGTGTAAGTACACCAAAAAAAAGATGAATATCCTGATAATCATACCTTGCAATTGGGGCTGTGTATGGGCGCCGGTTTATGCCCCACGCGGCATAGCAGCACTAGTAGAATCCAAAGAATGTACGCTGGAAACATTGCATTGTTATTAGACTTCTTACAACTGaacaatccaaaaataataataataataataataagaagaagaagaaaacaccaGCCAAAATTTCCCAGCAAAACCATAAactctatttaaaataaataaataaataaataatttcacagTCCAAAACAATTCAATTCCTATTTGGCCAAAAAGTTTATAAGAAAACGGAAACAAGAAGCAAACCCTAGGTAAGAAATCCACCTGCGATTAGATGAAATGGACGGTGAAGGGGCGGGCCCACTGACGCCGGAGCCGCTGCCCTTACCGTAAGCTCCTGGGAAGCCCCGCTGTTGATTGGAGCTCGTGGATCGCGTTGTTTTTCGATACTGGGCGTTCTCTTTCTTATCCGACCTTGATTGATTGAAGGACATATATCCCAACCCCTAATTCCATCCaattttctcttggtttttgaGTTCCTTTCCCTGCAATCAAACACACACAGATCCCCAACAACGAACACgcaaaaatcaacaacaaaacaaaaataattaaaacaaatatatcacATACAATCAAATCCAAAACACCCATAAATATTAGGgctttcaaaatttattaaaaaaacaaagaaagttagTGTATTTGGGAACAAACCTGTGAAGTGAGAGTGTGTTACAGAGAGAGAGCAAATTAGGGTTTTACAGGGAAGCCGTGAAAAAACagtgagagagagaataatAGAAACAGAAATAAAGAACAATGAGAGAAGGGTTTTGCTTTTGGTTGATTGAGaatgaagagagagaaagaaaagaggagagagagggagataAGAGAGAGAGTGGGTATTGGGGTAGCGAACCGCCCAGTGCGAGACACGCTAAAGTAATATTCTCTGTAATAAAAGTATTTCTTAAAATAactaagaaaatttaaaaatgctactcaatcaaattttttatttatgttttttaattttatttttataaatatttactattttatttataatcttttttatataaattatttattttttaaatattataataataatatttacatagaattaaatttatataatattaaaataaaaataattttgaaattttaagccaaattaatttttatataaaaaataaaaataaaaaatctattaaaatttttttaaataatatttttttatacttaaataatatttttttagaataaagagtataaaatatttaaaaaattctaacatGGTCGAAATACATTTAAAAGATTCTAACATGGTCTAAAGGTAGGTTTTTTTAGAAGATCGGAAATTAAataggtctctctctctctctctctctctctttctctctctctatttgctTTGCTTTGCTTTCTGAGTGCGCCaccctttatttttctttttgggtaaaaagattattttattttttaccatttgctatttatttttattggattagaatatttttcatctaatttttttaactttaattccTATCATAAGCATGAccgaaaataataaatttcaaaaaagtgATTTTCTAATGTGTACGTGTCACATACCCACCACACTAAGGAAAgccaaaaagaaatttaaaaaaaataaagtggtggtggtggggctGGGTTGGAGGGGTTGAAGATGGGAAAGTATTTTATAATGGAAATTGAAATTTGACAAGTAGACGTGAAAGGTTGCTTTGTGGAGAAGGAAGTGaaattgaagaatatttttgtGGGGATATGAAaagcatttcttttttttatattttaagtgcaatttattatttgaattgtgtttgtattaccaaaaaaaaaaaaaaaagaagaattgtGTTCAATATTGTAGATGCTTAAAATGCCTAATTTTCCATTTCATTAATAACAAGATTtggtattaaataatttttatttgttgattttttatatgGGTTGGGCTAAATTGAATCACAAacaccttttatttttaaaaaatgaacaaaCTTCATGCTAGCTTTTTTTGTACCaccattggaaaataaaaataaaagtttttttttttttaaatcctttcTAAATAACCAAGTCAAGCAACTAGGCTTCCAAAAATTATGTTATATAATTGTTGGAATAAAAGTTTGTTAATTAGATAATAAGGTGACATGATTGAATAACTACTAAATACAAATGATAATACGGTTGATGATGTGAAAGAGAGTATTAGGTGAATGCtggtaaaataattatttagaacATGTCAGCATTAATTTCATTCATCTTAATACTATGGAAATAGACAATGGACTAAATTTGtcatagaattttaaaattaatttgaaagatAAGCAattacaaaaagataaaaaataataataataaaggtaatatttttaaaggaaaaaaatgataacaataataatgtacAGCTCTCGGAAGGGTTTTGTGtgataaaaatatgtttatattttaaaatggttttgggacacttataaaagtatttttatatGTACAGAAGTTACTTAtgttcaaaaattttatattgtattcatttttttctttttggaaaaaattaactttataaaaaaattattttttgtaaaactttGTAATGTCTATcagaattttcaaaaataaaatttgattttaacaatGTCTTAAGTTATAACAATTTAACATTCATTAAGAACATTACcattaaaccataattttttaaagacatTAACTATATTGCACTTCATTTTCACATTCctgttgaaaataatattagaacTGCTTCTTTAAGAGAAAGTAAACCTCCTAGAAAACCATATGCTAATATCTTACTTACAGActtctaaatattttatagagggaatttttttagcataatctaattaaaacaacaaaactcctttttcttcttcttttattttattctaactaCATAACTCCCTTAAtactcaaattaaaaataaaaatattatttattattattgatgaccCATTATCAATGGATACTACATCTTGATTAGGTAATTTAATAGGATACCATATAGgatttactttttcatattaaattattagttttaaaaaactaaaaaacattAAATAGAATCAATTAATACTTTCTAAATCAGCATAGATTTAATAGTAATgatcatcaatatatatatataaatgataaaactaaattgaaaattaaaaatattttttcttcacaCATTGCTTTCTTAATCTTATAGCTTGGAGCTATTTATCTCGAACAAGAGTGCTTTTGGATTACACAATAAACTATAAAGATATTTGACAATATTTTGCTTTGAAATAAGTATTTGTTTGGacgaattttattttaaatcaaaagcTCTACTTGAAAACTAAAAtctcttttgttaaaaaataaagatgtttGGCAAAagtcaacaagcatttattgacaaaaaaaaaaataataaaaagtgtttttaaattgttttaaagaagctcaaattttatattttttagaaaagttctttttttagtttatatgaaaacttaatgagcatttaatatagtttttttggCTTATATGAAAACTtattgagtatttaatataattttttttatctacagtcaaatatttattaattttttaataataataatttttttttagaaaaatttattatacaaaactttacatattaaaattttatagattctAAATGTTATACGGTAAAAAAGTGCAAAGAGAGAAATACATCaagcaactataaattatatttttatcggtgttttcaaa includes the following:
- the LOC132803740 gene encoding eukaryotic translation initiation factor 4G-like, giving the protein MQPVGSQGMQGNSPDADRRQRATNFHKGLIPSPQTPLQKMHKAEKKYEVGKVTDGEEAKQRQLRAILNKLTPQNFEKLFEQAKSVNIDNAVTLVGVVDQIFDRALMEPTFCEMYANFSYHLAGELPGFSQDNEKITFKKVLINNCQKEFERREREQEEANKADDEGEIKQSEEESEEKRIKARRRMLGNIRLIGELYKKRMLTERIMHECIKKLLGNYQNPDEEDVEALCKLMSTIGEMIDHPKAKEHMDAYFDRMKSTSNNMKLSSRVRFMLKDSIDLRKNKWQQRKVEGPKGIEGPKGIEGLPIN